In Chlorogloeopsis sp. ULAP01, the following are encoded in one genomic region:
- a CDS encoding glycosyltransferase family 4 protein, producing MRKPVLTIFYQFNPWNTTIGGIQTLIKNFVKYAPSNFEVRLVGTTSGFAPVAPTGGDRNQVIGKWQEAELAGRTINFLPLFALENDNIRHFVPTTLKYTTALLGRCFASDFMHFHRLEPTLAALKWRGEKTLFVHNDIRTQMQAGGDKKAILWRRFPAAYFALEKFLLEQFNQILSCNTEAIELYQQRYPKIAERVAYIKNSFDDKIFYPLSREEKEASRWELASRLGLAKNTRFVLFAGRLHPQKDPILLVRAFAALNLANVHLLLAGDGELATELRAEIYRLGLSTQATMLGAVAQTEIAQLHRISHVFVLSSAYEGLPLVALEALASGTPVVTTRCGETPKILTTNTGVVCEQHTPECIADGLRKVLLHPENYPTEFCVRAAQPYAASNVVNEVYNQMWQRWEQRNQLALV from the coding sequence ATGCGTAAACCTGTTCTGACAATCTTTTACCAATTCAATCCTTGGAACACTACTATTGGAGGTATTCAAACATTAATCAAAAATTTTGTTAAGTACGCTCCTAGTAATTTTGAAGTACGGCTTGTAGGAACAACATCCGGCTTTGCCCCTGTTGCGCCCACCGGAGGTGATCGCAACCAAGTAATAGGTAAATGGCAAGAAGCAGAATTGGCAGGACGGACAATAAATTTTCTACCTTTATTTGCGTTAGAAAACGATAATATCAGGCATTTTGTACCTACTACCTTGAAATATACAACAGCTCTTTTAGGGCGTTGCTTTGCTTCAGATTTCATGCATTTTCATAGGTTAGAACCAACTTTAGCTGCTTTGAAGTGGCGTGGGGAGAAAACTCTATTTGTTCACAATGATATTCGGACACAGATGCAGGCTGGAGGTGATAAGAAGGCAATACTGTGGCGAAGATTTCCCGCCGCCTATTTTGCCTTAGAAAAATTTTTACTTGAACAATTCAACCAAATCCTCTCATGCAACACTGAAGCAATAGAACTATACCAACAACGCTATCCAAAAATAGCAGAACGTGTAGCTTACATCAAAAATTCATTTGACGACAAGATTTTCTACCCATTGAGTAGGGAGGAAAAAGAAGCTTCTAGATGGGAATTAGCATCTAGGTTGGGTTTGGCAAAGAACACACGTTTTGTGCTGTTCGCAGGCAGACTGCACCCACAGAAAGATCCCATTTTGTTGGTACGCGCGTTTGCAGCATTGAATCTTGCCAACGTTCATTTACTATTGGCGGGTGATGGGGAGTTAGCAACAGAATTACGCGCGGAAATCTATCGCTTAGGATTATCCACTCAAGCAACCATGCTTGGGGCGGTTGCCCAAACAGAAATAGCACAGTTGCATCGCATCAGTCATGTCTTTGTTCTCAGCAGTGCATATGAAGGTTTACCTTTAGTGGCGCTTGAAGCCCTTGCTAGTGGAACACCAGTAGTCACAACTAGATGCGGTGAAACACCAAAAATCCTTACCACTAATACTGGAGTTGTTTGTGAACAACACACACCAGAGTGCATAGCAGATGGTTTACGCAAAGTATTGTTGCATCCAGAGAATTATCCAACTGAATTTTGTGTACGGGCTGCGCAACCCTATGCCGCCAGTAATGTTGTCAATGAAGTTTACAACCAAATGTGGCAACGCTGGGAACAGCGAAACCAATTAGCTCTTGTATAA
- a CDS encoding glycosyltransferase family 39 protein: MQEGSFTWGSLEKQYRALDKWIDWTWIMVLLVAAVLIFTINLDQLPLRDWDEGTVAQVAREIWRAPLGSMRWLYPTLGGEPYHNKPPLLHLLIAWAYSVWGVHEWTTRLPGAILTAISVPLLYCIGREIFRRRFCAVYSALVYLTMLPVVRHGRLAMLDGAAVCFFILMMLCLLRSRRDLRYCLGVGIGFGLICLTKGMLGILLGAIAVAFLVWDTPRLLTSGYMWIGMLIGIIPVAFWYGFQWWEYGQTFTNVGMLNQSLSRIWTSVEKHSGPPWYYILEILKYTWPWLLFLPSSWRLFWENRNLSWAKLVLVWMGVYLVAISLMGTKLPWYVFPIYPSLALAIGAKLGEIENTPLLSSYPRAWVVSLGILAVVATGGSIYYGWGGSPTPDLQLVFATVAITMALAAILTQRGDRQFLKVLLWGSYISLLLLMKSNYWVWELGERYPVKPVAAMIQQQVPSGTKIYTSNPEQRPSLNFYSDRTIISASITQLEEYWQYNQTSYFLLDEAAFNTLHLDSVRLIDQAEGWKLVTKDTI; encoded by the coding sequence ATGCAAGAAGGAAGCTTTACTTGGGGCAGTCTCGAAAAACAGTATCGGGCGCTTGACAAATGGATTGATTGGACATGGATAATGGTACTGCTTGTAGCCGCAGTATTAATTTTTACCATAAATCTTGATCAATTGCCACTGCGAGATTGGGATGAAGGTACTGTGGCGCAGGTTGCCCGCGAAATTTGGCGTGCTCCATTGGGTTCTATGCGTTGGCTTTACCCGACATTGGGAGGAGAGCCTTATCATAATAAGCCACCGTTGCTTCACTTGCTGATTGCTTGGGCTTACTCTGTTTGGGGTGTGCATGAGTGGACAACACGCTTGCCTGGAGCAATATTAACAGCTATTTCTGTGCCTTTACTGTACTGCATTGGTCGTGAAATTTTTCGCAGACGTTTTTGTGCAGTTTATAGCGCTTTGGTTTATCTGACAATGTTGCCAGTAGTTCGTCACGGGCGTTTAGCGATGTTGGATGGGGCTGCGGTATGTTTTTTTATACTGATGATGTTGTGTTTGTTACGATCGCGTCGTGACTTACGTTATTGCCTGGGTGTAGGTATCGGTTTTGGGTTGATTTGCCTGACTAAAGGGATGTTGGGCATATTACTGGGTGCTATAGCAGTTGCATTTTTGGTTTGGGATACACCACGACTGCTGACTAGCGGTTATATGTGGATCGGAATGCTGATTGGCATTATTCCGGTTGCTTTTTGGTATGGTTTCCAATGGTGGGAATACGGTCAAACTTTTACTAATGTCGGGATGCTCAATCAATCACTTAGCCGGATTTGGACATCTGTGGAAAAACATTCGGGGCCACCTTGGTACTATATATTAGAAATTTTGAAATATACATGGCCCTGGTTGCTATTTTTGCCCTCAAGCTGGCGATTATTCTGGGAAAATCGTAATCTCAGCTGGGCAAAGCTCGTACTGGTATGGATGGGAGTATATCTAGTTGCTATTTCTTTAATGGGAACTAAACTTCCTTGGTATGTGTTCCCAATTTATCCTAGTCTCGCTTTGGCAATCGGAGCTAAGTTAGGAGAAATTGAAAATACGCCTTTACTATCATCATATCCCCGTGCATGGGTAGTAAGTTTGGGAATTTTGGCGGTGGTGGCAACTGGTGGTAGCATCTATTACGGTTGGGGAGGCTCGCCAACTCCGGATTTACAACTCGTTTTTGCTACTGTTGCGATCACAATGGCTTTAGCAGCTATTTTGACACAGCGAGGTGACAGGCAGTTTTTGAAGGTTCTATTGTGGGGGAGTTATATTTCTCTGTTGTTGTTGATGAAATCTAACTACTGGGTTTGGGAATTAGGAGAACGCTATCCAGTCAAACCTGTTGCTGCTATGATTCAACAGCAAGTTCCTTCAGGCACAAAAATTTACACCTCTAATCCTGAACAGCGTCCATCACTAAATTTTTATAGCGATCGCACAATTATCTCTGCTTCTATTACACAACTAGAAGAATATTGGCAATACAATCAAACATCTTACTTCTTATTGGATGAAGCTGCTTTTAATACTCTTCATCTTGATTCTGTGAGGTTAATCGACCAAGCAGAGGGATGGAAGCTTGTAACTAAGGATACAATATAG
- a CDS encoding chloride channel protein: protein MTLLPPTELRKVSEQAAFPSPVVLTYLFNRFQPSQETIVLLLAVLIGGGSGMGVVTFHYLIELIHRLMLENLMGAIGGWGAWTLACIPILGGLIVGLMRWRSQDFGPGLSSLIAASQKGEIKRQLRPVTKMIAAAVSLGSGSSLGPEGPSVEIGASFGMLLSVVLQVSRERQRLLLGAGAAAGLAAGFNAPIAGVFFALEVVLGATSFATSAVSVVLLAAVVAALIAQIGLGAQPAFTLPVYQVRSPLELPLYLGLGLWASLVSLTYTQSIRLLKATFAGKVPGFAWFGKIPKPIHPIIGGAIVGAVALYLPQILGIGYETVEAMLQDVEFSLQLLVVLLFAKLAMTAISAGSGFVGGLFAPAMFLGASLGSAYAKILATLAPMISDFMAAPPAYAMVGMAAVLAASVRAPLTAILLLFELTRDYRIVLPLMAAVGLSVWLVERFKPTSNSNSNLQQIGLSELKDEQAEIVQQIMVGEAMHPCPKKLLATMQVIEAALEMIRDRTRSALVINEAGQLIGIVSLEDINRVLSAWQNYPDSNSEIKRNLSNQTLKDICTTDIVYAWRDEPLSEALDRMAVRGLHQLPVIAQDNPEQILGLLEREEIALTSKVAAIRRTLCHYLPVATKTIETR, encoded by the coding sequence ATGACTCTCCTGCCTCCCACAGAACTCAGGAAGGTAAGTGAACAGGCTGCCTTTCCTTCTCCCGTTGTTTTAACCTATTTATTTAACCGTTTTCAACCATCTCAAGAAACAATTGTACTACTTCTGGCTGTACTCATCGGTGGAGGCAGTGGTATGGGTGTAGTTACATTTCACTATTTAATCGAGCTGATTCATCGCTTGATGTTAGAAAATTTGATGGGTGCGATCGGCGGCTGGGGTGCTTGGACTTTAGCCTGCATTCCCATCTTGGGAGGATTAATAGTTGGTTTGATGCGCTGGCGATCGCAAGATTTTGGCCCTGGATTATCATCTTTGATTGCGGCATCTCAAAAAGGAGAAATCAAAAGACAACTGCGCCCAGTCACAAAGATGATCGCAGCAGCAGTTTCTCTTGGTAGTGGTTCTTCTTTGGGGCCTGAAGGGCCTAGTGTAGAAATAGGTGCTAGCTTTGGCATGCTGCTGTCTGTGGTATTACAAGTATCGCGAGAACGCCAACGTTTGCTGTTGGGTGCTGGTGCTGCTGCTGGCTTGGCGGCTGGATTTAATGCCCCGATCGCAGGTGTGTTTTTTGCTCTAGAGGTGGTATTGGGGGCGACATCCTTTGCTACTTCGGCAGTGAGTGTGGTATTGCTGGCAGCAGTGGTAGCAGCATTAATTGCTCAAATTGGTTTGGGAGCGCAACCTGCTTTTACTTTACCTGTTTACCAAGTCCGTAGTCCTTTAGAATTGCCACTTTATCTGGGTTTGGGGTTGTGGGCAAGCCTAGTGTCTTTGACTTACACTCAATCAATTAGACTCCTCAAAGCCACCTTTGCCGGGAAAGTACCAGGTTTTGCTTGGTTTGGAAAAATACCGAAGCCAATTCATCCAATTATTGGCGGTGCGATCGTTGGTGCTGTGGCTTTGTACTTGCCACAAATTTTAGGGATTGGTTATGAAACAGTAGAGGCGATGCTTCAGGATGTGGAGTTTTCGCTGCAACTTTTGGTGGTGCTTTTATTTGCAAAACTGGCAATGACAGCCATTAGTGCTGGTAGTGGTTTTGTTGGTGGTTTATTTGCACCAGCGATGTTTTTAGGTGCTTCTTTGGGTTCTGCTTATGCAAAAATTTTAGCTACTTTAGCACCTATGATTAGCGATTTTATGGCTGCCCCTCCGGCGTATGCAATGGTGGGAATGGCAGCAGTACTAGCTGCAAGTGTAAGAGCACCATTAACGGCAATTTTATTATTATTTGAATTAACACGAGACTACCGCATTGTTTTACCACTCATGGCAGCAGTGGGTTTAAGTGTATGGCTAGTCGAGCGATTCAAACCTACTTCCAACTCTAATTCTAATCTTCAACAAATAGGTCTTTCGGAATTGAAAGACGAGCAAGCAGAAATTGTTCAGCAAATTATGGTTGGAGAAGCTATGCATCCTTGCCCAAAAAAGCTTTTGGCAACAATGCAGGTTATAGAAGCTGCTTTAGAAATGATCCGCGATCGCACTCGCAGTGCTTTAGTTATTAATGAAGCAGGGCAGCTAATTGGGATTGTGTCTTTAGAAGATATTAATCGCGTCCTTTCTGCTTGGCAAAATTACCCAGATTCAAATAGCGAAATTAAACGTAATTTATCCAATCAAACTCTCAAAGATATTTGTACCACTGATATTGTTTATGCTTGGCGAGATGAACCTTTATCGGAAGCTTTAGATCGCATGGCTGTGCGAGGTTTACATCAGCTACCAGTGATAGCACAAGACAATCCTGAACAAATTTTAGGTTTATTGGAACGGGAAGAAATTGCTTTGACATCCAAAGTGGCAGCTATACGCAGAACTCTTTGTCATTATCTACCAGTGGCAACGAAAACAATAGAGACGCGATGA
- a CDS encoding AbrB family transcriptional regulator — protein MAKAKKIEPLTGEDLLKKVKELENLSKEEKAKQCGYYTVTKNGIERVNMMKFLNALIDAEGIQLDSAPSANGRGGRSASYRISVQSNGNLLIGSAYTKQMNLKPGDEFIITLGKKHIRLRQIDTEDREDAEALETVA, from the coding sequence ATGGCTAAAGCGAAAAAAATTGAACCCCTAACTGGTGAAGATCTGCTCAAAAAAGTCAAAGAGCTAGAAAACCTGAGTAAGGAAGAAAAAGCTAAACAGTGCGGCTACTATACCGTTACCAAAAATGGTATAGAGCGTGTCAATATGATGAAGTTCTTGAATGCTCTAATTGATGCCGAGGGTATTCAGTTAGATAGTGCTCCCAGTGCAAATGGTCGGGGAGGACGCAGCGCTAGCTATAGAATTAGTGTCCAGTCTAACGGTAACTTGTTAATAGGTTCCGCTTATACAAAACAGATGAATCTCAAACCCGGAGATGAGTTTATCATCACTTTGGGCAAAAAGCATATTCGTCTGAGACAGATAGACACAGAAGATAGAGAAGATGCCGAAGCTCTAGAAACAGTAGCTTAA
- a CDS encoding Rrf2 family transcriptional regulator codes for MKLTTRGHYSVKALLDLSLQPEYGPVSVRAIASRQNIPAAYLEKLLIEMRRAGLVKSIRGSIGGYKLARDPAQISLGEILEAVGETIEPLPHHQASRGQAEDWVTFTLWQRLHQKLKEALYSITLADLYYDARSWQASLGEEASFVV; via the coding sequence ATGAAATTAACTACCAGAGGACACTACAGTGTAAAGGCTTTATTAGATTTGAGCTTGCAGCCGGAGTATGGCCCTGTTTCGGTGAGAGCGATCGCCTCACGGCAAAATATTCCTGCTGCTTACCTAGAAAAACTACTAATAGAAATGCGTCGTGCAGGATTGGTAAAATCAATTCGTGGTAGCATCGGCGGATACAAACTAGCACGAGATCCAGCACAAATTTCTTTAGGGGAAATTCTAGAAGCAGTTGGCGAAACTATTGAACCTCTACCCCATCATCAAGCTTCACGAGGACAAGCAGAAGATTGGGTAACATTTACTCTTTGGCAGAGGTTACACCAAAAGTTGAAAGAAGCATTATACAGTATTACTTTGGCAGACCTTTATTATGATGCTCGTAGTTGGCAAGCTTCCCTTGGGGAAGAAGCTAGTTTTGTGGTTTAG
- the cbiB gene encoding adenosylcobinamide-phosphate synthase CbiB, whose product MISVIVLILAAGLDYLIGDPWGWPHPVRVMGWIISRFSKLALIYCQNSLTQRLAGIVLGIVLIVGSGIAGYLIIQITRWLHPFLGIAIESILLASCFALKSLRVAAQTVLQPLTLGKIQDARSSLSNYVGRDTKNLTESEILRAILETVTENAIDGVMAPLFYTIIGAFVPVVGSVPLVLAYKASSTLDSMVGYRQAPYTYLGWFSARLEDGLTWLPCRLAVITLALLSGKPLHVIKICRRDAPQDPSPNSGWSECVYAAILGVQVGGTNWYGGVAKHKPLLGDDIHAIAPIFINKALQLTRYCFLLWLGVSILLLIFLKR is encoded by the coding sequence ATGATATCTGTTATTGTTTTAATTCTTGCTGCTGGTTTAGATTACTTAATTGGCGATCCCTGGGGATGGCCTCATCCTGTAAGAGTAATGGGGTGGATAATTTCTCGCTTCAGCAAATTAGCTCTGATATATTGTCAAAATTCCCTAACACAACGTTTAGCCGGAATTGTGTTAGGCATCGTCTTAATAGTAGGTAGTGGCATTGCTGGCTACTTAATAATTCAAATTACCAGATGGTTGCATCCATTCTTAGGTATAGCGATAGAAAGCATTCTTTTAGCCAGCTGTTTTGCTCTTAAAAGTTTAAGGGTAGCGGCTCAAACAGTTTTGCAACCTTTAACATTAGGTAAAATTCAAGATGCTCGCTCTAGTTTAAGTAATTACGTTGGTAGAGATACAAAAAATCTGACAGAATCAGAAATATTGCGAGCTATTTTAGAAACAGTTACAGAAAATGCGATCGATGGGGTAATGGCTCCTCTTTTTTATACGATTATTGGTGCATTTGTGCCAGTAGTGGGTTCAGTACCTTTGGTTTTGGCATACAAAGCCAGCAGCACTCTAGATTCAATGGTGGGTTATCGCCAGGCACCCTATACTTATTTGGGTTGGTTTAGTGCGCGCTTGGAAGATGGCTTGACTTGGCTTCCCTGTCGGCTAGCAGTAATAACTTTAGCGCTGCTGTCTGGTAAACCCTTGCACGTTATTAAAATTTGTCGCCGTGATGCACCTCAAGATCCTAGTCCTAATTCTGGTTGGAGTGAGTGTGTCTATGCAGCAATTTTGGGCGTACAAGTAGGAGGTACGAATTGGTATGGTGGCGTAGCCAAGCATAAACCATTGTTGGGAGATGATATTCATGCGATCGCACCTATTTTTATAAATAAAGCTTTACAACTAACTAGATATTGTTTTTTGCTGTGGTTAGGGGTAAGTATTCTATTGCTAATCTTTTTAAAAAGGTAA
- the pyrR gene encoding bifunctional pyr operon transcriptional regulator/uracil phosphoribosyltransferase PyrR, translated as MSTNAKVVEILSSEELRRTVNRVASQIVERTRDLSQLVLIGIYTRGVPLAQLLARQIEALEGVSVAVGALDITFYRDDLDQIGLRTPAKTDIPFDLTDKTVVLVDDVIYKGRTVRAALNAVNEYGRPEVIRLAVLVDRGHRELPIHPDFIGKQLPTAKEEIIKVYFQDTDGRDAVELIGD; from the coding sequence ATTTCTACCAATGCAAAAGTGGTTGAGATTCTCTCATCTGAAGAACTTCGTCGTACTGTCAATCGTGTTGCATCTCAAATTGTGGAGAGGACACGGGATTTGTCGCAATTGGTATTAATTGGTATATATACTAGGGGAGTGCCTTTGGCACAATTGCTAGCGCGTCAAATTGAGGCACTAGAAGGTGTATCTGTGGCAGTGGGAGCATTGGATATTACATTCTATCGAGACGATCTCGATCAAATTGGCTTGCGCACTCCTGCTAAAACTGATATCCCTTTTGATTTAACAGATAAAACTGTTGTGCTTGTCGATGATGTTATATACAAAGGACGAACTGTTCGCGCTGCATTAAATGCTGTAAATGAATATGGTAGACCAGAAGTAATTCGTTTAGCTGTATTAGTAGATAGGGGGCATCGGGAATTACCTATTCATCCAGATTTTATTGGCAAGCAATTGCCTACTGCCAAAGAAGAGATTATCAAGGTTTACTTCCAAGATACCGATGGACGAGATGCGGTGGAGTTGATTGGGGATTAA
- a CDS encoding tetratricopeptide repeat protein produces MRYRWQIRRATNFLIHAERILTPRDGQIEAKGRQVEIGKYIRPLLRLMLKLANRYPEEMHASLFNFGYQMALLERYKEAIDCWNKAIEIKSNDENTLYNRGLALANLGKFEEAVASFDKAIEFKPDLHQAWYNRGVALGNLERFEEEIASYDKAIEFKGDLHQAWYNRGTALTNLGRLEEAIASYDKAIEFKVDDHEAWNNRGIALGNLGRLEEAIASYDKAIEFKVDDHEAWYNKACCYVLQGNVELALENLQQAINLNPEECREWAITDSDFDSIRQDERFQALIISG; encoded by the coding sequence TTGCGGTATCGTTGGCAAATTCGCCGAGCTACCAATTTTTTAATTCACGCCGAACGCATCCTCACACCCCGCGATGGGCAAATTGAGGCAAAGGGTAGGCAAGTAGAAATTGGGAAATATATCCGCCCCTTACTTCGCTTGATGCTGAAACTGGCAAATCGATATCCTGAGGAAATGCATGCTTCACTGTTTAATTTTGGTTATCAAATGGCGCTTTTAGAGCGTTATAAGGAAGCAATTGACTGCTGGAATAAAGCGATAGAAATCAAATCAAATGATGAAAATACCTTGTATAACCGAGGTTTGGCACTGGCGAATTTGGGAAAATTTGAAGAAGCAGTTGCATCCTTTGACAAAGCGATTGAATTTAAACCCGACTTACACCAAGCTTGGTACAACCGCGGCGTTGCACTGGGTAATTTGGAAAGATTTGAAGAAGAGATTGCATCCTACGACAAAGCGATTGAATTCAAAGGCGACTTACACCAAGCTTGGTACAACCGGGGTACTGCGCTGACTAATTTGGGAAGATTAGAAGAAGCGATCGCATCCTACGACAAAGCAATTGAATTTAAAGTTGACGATCACGAAGCTTGGAACAACCGGGGCATTGCACTGGGTAATTTGGGAAGATTAGAAGAAGCGATCGCATCCTACGATAAAGCGATTGAATTTAAAGTTGACGATCACGAAGCTTGGTACAACAAAGCTTGTTGCTATGTTTTGCAGGGTAACGTTGAATTAGCACTTGAAAATTTACAGCAAGCCATCAATCTCAATCCCGAAGAATGTCGAGAATGGGCAATAACTGATTCTGATTTTGACAGCATTCGGCAAGATGAGCGGTTTCAGGCTTTGATTATTAGTGGGTAG
- a CDS encoding nuclear transport factor 2 family protein, giving the protein MTNTSEVLAVNDAFYRAFEKKDIEAMSVVWSQGTASLCVHPGWNILKGWKEIRSSWEKIFRNTPYIEINRDIIATEVRENVAYIVLLENVMQVINGRKMEARSLATNVFELLGGKWYLVHHHASPIVR; this is encoded by the coding sequence ATGACAAACACATCTGAAGTTTTAGCCGTTAATGATGCTTTTTACCGAGCATTTGAAAAAAAAGATATTGAGGCTATGAGTGTAGTATGGTCTCAAGGTACTGCTAGCCTTTGCGTTCATCCTGGCTGGAATATACTCAAAGGCTGGAAAGAAATCCGCAGCTCCTGGGAAAAGATATTTAGAAATACCCCATACATAGAAATTAATAGAGACATAATTGCCACAGAAGTACGTGAAAATGTTGCCTATATTGTGTTGCTCGAAAATGTTATGCAAGTCATTAATGGCAGAAAAATGGAAGCGCGATCGCTCGCTACAAATGTGTTCGAGCTTCTCGGTGGTAAGTGGTATTTAGTACATCATCACGCCAGCCCGATTGTGCGGTAA
- a CDS encoding response regulator — protein MTNSPIQVLLIDDDEDDYILTRDWFGEFQVVECELEWVGSYHAARDKIASRQHDVYLVDYRLGEGNGLELLREAVTNGCSAPLILLTGKGDREIDVEAMKAGAADYLEKSQLTAPLLERSIRYALERKQTEHKIREQAALLDVATDAIFVQDLDNQILYWNKAAERLYDWRKEEAIGKKVSEIWQEKNLSQLQEALSTMMKHGSWEGELQQITKSGKEVTVESRWTLVKKFERKTQSILIVNTDITQKKQLEAQFLRAQRLESIGTLASGIAHDLNNVLAPILMTAQLLESQLNDERSQRLLPILINNAKRGANLVKQVLSFTRGMEGDRTLVQLKHLIREIQQIIKETFPKSIEVSTQISPNLWTVFGDPTQLHQVLMNLCVNARDAMPNGGKLKITAENFLVDANYARMHIDARSGAYVAIAVTDTGVGIALEILDRIFEPFFTTKELGKGTGLGLSTVLGIIKSHGGFISVYSEIGKGSEFKVFLPAQQTPEIKEEQEVELPAGNGELILVVDDEDSIRDITKTSLETYNYKAITASDGIEAIALYAEHQNEISVVLTDMLMPSMDGLTTIRTLQKINPNVKVIAVSGLASAEKVNAATDIGVKAFLSKPYTAKQLLQTIGAVKNGK, from the coding sequence ATGACAAACAGCCCCATCCAAGTTCTTCTAATTGATGATGATGAAGATGACTATATTTTAACTCGTGATTGGTTTGGAGAATTCCAAGTAGTGGAGTGCGAGTTAGAATGGGTGGGTAGCTATCACGCTGCAAGAGATAAAATTGCTTCTCGACAACATGATGTCTATCTTGTTGATTACCGCTTGGGTGAAGGTAATGGGCTGGAATTGTTGCGCGAAGCTGTGACAAATGGCTGTAGCGCTCCCCTCATTTTACTCACTGGTAAAGGAGACCGAGAAATAGACGTTGAGGCAATGAAAGCAGGAGCAGCAGATTATTTAGAAAAAAGTCAGTTGACTGCCCCCTTGCTAGAACGTTCTATCCGCTATGCTCTAGAACGCAAACAAACAGAACATAAAATTCGTGAACAAGCAGCTTTGTTGGATGTTGCGACTGACGCAATTTTTGTTCAGGATTTAGATAATCAAATTTTATATTGGAATAAGGCCGCCGAACGCCTTTATGATTGGCGAAAAGAAGAAGCGATCGGCAAAAAAGTATCAGAAATTTGGCAAGAAAAAAATTTATCGCAATTGCAAGAAGCACTCTCCACAATGATGAAACATGGATCTTGGGAGGGTGAACTACAACAAATAACAAAATCTGGAAAAGAAGTTACTGTCGAAAGTCGTTGGACTCTAGTTAAAAAATTTGAGCGCAAAACACAATCTATATTAATTGTAAATACTGACATAACACAAAAAAAACAACTGGAAGCACAATTTTTACGCGCCCAGCGATTAGAGAGTATAGGTACACTAGCAAGCGGCATCGCTCATGATCTCAACAACGTTCTTGCTCCCATTCTGATGACAGCGCAACTGTTAGAATCGCAACTAAATGATGAGCGTAGCCAGCGACTTTTGCCCATATTAATCAACAATGCAAAAAGGGGGGCAAACTTAGTCAAACAGGTGCTTTCTTTCACTCGTGGTATGGAAGGCGATCGCACCTTGGTGCAATTAAAGCACTTGATTAGAGAAATTCAACAAATCATTAAAGAAACATTTCCCAAATCTATTGAAGTTTCCACCCAAATATCGCCAAACCTTTGGACTGTATTTGGCGATCCAACTCAACTGCATCAGGTACTAATGAATTTGTGTGTTAATGCCCGTGATGCCATGCCCAACGGCGGTAAATTGAAAATTACAGCCGAGAATTTTTTAGTTGATGCCAATTATGCCAGAATGCATATAGATGCACGAAGCGGTGCCTATGTAGCGATCGCTGTTACCGATACGGGAGTTGGAATTGCACTGGAAATATTGGATCGCATTTTTGAACCATTTTTTACTACCAAAGAGCTAGGCAAAGGCACCGGACTCGGTCTTTCTACGGTATTGGGAATTATCAAAAGTCACGGTGGTTTTATCAGTGTTTACAGCGAAATAGGTAAAGGCAGCGAATTTAAAGTGTTTCTGCCAGCACAACAGACACCAGAAATAAAAGAAGAACAAGAGGTAGAGTTACCTGCTGGAAACGGCGAGTTGATTTTGGTGGTTGACGATGAGGATTCAATTCGCGATATTACCAAAACTTCCCTAGAAACCTATAACTATAAAGCAATTACAGCTAGTGATGGCATTGAAGCCATCGCCCTTTACGCAGAACATCAAAATGAGATATCTGTAGTCTTAACAGATATGCTTATGCCCTCAATGGATGGGTTAACTACAATCCGCACCCTACAAAAAATTAATCCTAATGTCAAAGTAATTGCTGTTAGCGGGCTTGCTTCTGCCGAGAAAGTTAACGCCGCAACCGATATTGGCGTCAAAGCCTTTCTATCTAAACCCTACACCGCAAAGCAGTTATTGCAAACAATTGGCGCAGTTAAAAATGGAAAATGA